CGTCATCGGGCACACCTATCACTTCATCCACTACAGAAGCATCATAAAGTTTCGGAATAAAATTCGCCCCGATTCCCTGTATGCGGTGTGATGCTGCCTGACCTCCTGCCAATATGGGAGACGACGCAGGTTCAACCGCAACGATATGAACATCCGGATTATGTTTTTTTAAGGCGCGTGCCACGCCGCAAATCGTACCTCCGGTTCCTACTCCGGCAACGAACACTGCCACTTCACCATCCGTATCCCGCCAGATTTCCTCTCCTGTTGTCCGCTCATGGACAGCAGCATTCGAAGGATTTTCAAACTGTTGCAGGATCACAGATCCGGGGATACTATCGCGCAACTCCTGCGCCTTGGCAATAGAAGCAGCCATCCCGCCCAAGCCATCTGTTAGCACAATCTGCGCCCCCAGTGCTTTCAACAGGTTTCGCCGTTCCAAGCTCATCGTTTCGGGCATAGTCAATATCAAGTGATACCCTTTAATGGTAGCTACCATCGCCAGTCCGACTCCCGTATTTCCGCTGGTCGGTTCGATAATGGTGGCACCGGGTTTCAGTGCCCCGCGGGCCTCCGCATCTTCAATCATAGAAAGAGCGACTCTGTCTTTTACGCTTCCCGCCGGATTAAAAGCCTCCAGTTTAGCGATAATATTCTGATTAAGACCATACTTTCCACTATATCCGGAAAGTTCCATTAGAGGTGTATTACCCACTAAATCTGTTAATTTATTCGCAATTTTTGCCATCATTCACCTCGTTTTATCAGGTTGATGCGCAAAGATACAGAAAAGAATTGTACCTTTGTCTCCGTTCAATATTTTTAAGTTTATAGATATGAAAAAGAGAATCCTGCAATTTCTCACGACTTATTTTTTGTTCGTTCTTCTGTTTGTCCTTCAAAAACCTATTTTCATGGCTTACTACCATGAACTCTATACAGACGCCTCAATCGGCGATTATTTCAGCGTGATGTGGCACGGCTTGCCGCTGGATTTCTCACTGGCAGGATATCTGACTGCCATCCCGGGCTTCCTGCTTATCGCTTCCGCCTGGACGAAATCTTCCATACTACGCCGCATCCGGCAAGGTTACTTTGGAATCATCGCTTTTGTGATGTCCTGCATCTTCATCATCGATCTGGGCTTATACGGTTTCTGGGGATTCCGGCTGGATGCCACCCCGATCTTCTACTTCTTCTCATCTCCGAAAGATGCCATGGCAAGCGTCAGCTTCTGGTTCATATTACTCGGAATCCTAGCTATGCTGATCTATGCAGCCATCCTCTACGGTATTTTCTACGCCGTACTTATCCGGGAGAAAGCACCGTTGAAGATACCTTATCAGCGGCAGTATGTATCTCTCGTCCTTTTATTACTGACAGCTGCGCTCTTCATTCCTATCCGTGGCGGTTTTTCCGTATCGACAATGAACCTGAGCAAAGTATACTATAGCCAAAACCAACGGATGAATCATGCAGCCATCAATCCGGCATTCAGTTTTATGTATTCTGCTACCCATCAAAACAATTTCGATAAGCAATATCGGTTTATGGACCCGAAAGTTGCAGATGACCTGTTGGCCGAAATGCTGGATAAACCTGTGGCAGCAACAGACAGTATCCCGCAAATTCTAAATACTCAACGCCCGAATATCATCTTTATTATCCTCGAAAGTTTTTCTACACACTTAATGGAAACAATGGGGGGACAGCCGAATGTAGCAGTGAATATGGATAAATTCGGTAAAGAAGGAGTGTTATTCACTAATTTCTACGCAAACAGTTTCCGGACGGATCGAGGACTGGCATCTATTATCAGTGGTTATCCCGGTCAGCCGAGTACCAGCATAATGAAGTATCCTGAGAAAACGGACGGACTTCCTTCCATTCCTCGCAGTCTGAAAAATGCCGGATACAGTTTGGAATACTATTACGGAGGGGATGCAGACTTCACCAATATGCGCTCTTATTTGGTTTCATCGGGTATTGAGAAGATTATCTCCGAGACGGATTTTCCTTTGTCCGAACGTCAGGGTAAATGGGGAGCACCGGATCATACACTTTTCCAACGTTTCCTGAAAGACCTCAAAGAAGAGAAGCAGCAGGAACCTTTCTTTAAAATCGTGCAAACATCAAGCAGTCACGAGCCGTTTGAAGTTCCGTTCTACCGATTAGACGATAAAGTGCTGAATGCTTTCGCCTATGCTGATAGTTGCGTAGGAGATTTTGTGAGACAGTATAAGGAGACCCCGATGTGGAAGAATACACTGATCGTACTTGTACCGGATCATTTGGGAGCTTATCCGCGTCCGGTAGAAAATCCGCTGGAAGGGCATACAATTCCGCTAATACTGATCGGAGGAGCCGTGAAAGAACCACGAGTAGTAGACACATACGCTTCGCAGATCGATATTGCCGCTACGCTGCTTTCTCAGCTCGGATTGCCGCATGATGACTTTACTTTCAGCAAGAATATCTTTAATCCGTCTTCTCCCCACTTCGGGTATTTCACGGAACCGACACTGTTTGGCATGGTGACTGCGGAAAATCAATTAGTGTACAATCTGGATGCCAACACCGTCCAGATAGATGAGGGGACAGAGAAAGGAGCCAATCTGGAAAAAGGCAAAGCCTTCCTTCAGAAACTATATGATGACCTGGCTAAGCGATAAGATCAGACAAATCCACCTTTTAATAATACGATTTATTTTATGATAGAATTTCTTTCGGATATAGACACCCAACTGCTTTTGTTCTTCAATGGAATACATTCGCCTTTCTGGGATTACTTCATGAGTGCATTCACAGGTAAAGTTATATGGGTCCCGATGTATGCCAGTATCTTATATATACTGCTCAAGAATTTTCATTGGAAAGTGGCTTTGTGCTATGTGGTAGCGATCGCCCTCACTATCACGTTTGCCGATCAGATGTGCAATAGTTTTCTTCGTCCGCTGGTAGGTCGCCTGCGTCCCTCCAATCCGGAAAATCCGATAGCGGATTTGGTCTATATTGTGAATGGAAGACGAGGAGGAGGATTCGGTTTCCCTTCCTGTCATGCTGCCAATTCTTTCGGACTTGCCATATTTCTGATTTGCCTGTTCCGTAAACGCTGGTTAAGCATATTTATCGTACTTTGGGCATTTACCAACTCTTATACACGCCTGTACCTGGGATTGCATTATCCCGGTGATTTAGTAGCAGGAGCCATTATCGGTGGATTCGGAGGTTGGCTGTTCTACTTTATCGCCCACAAGTTAACGGCACGACTTCAGTCAGACACTCCTGTTCCTGGAAAGGGTGCCGGAATGAAACAAACAGAAGTTATGATCTATACCGGATTGCTGACTTTAGCAGGCATTATCATCTATTCCATCGTGCAAAGTTAGTTTATAACATGGGCAAAAGAAATATCATCCATAAGTTATTCCACAATCTCAAAAAGCCTGAAGGCTTTTGGGGAAGAGTCATTCTCCGGGAAATGAACAAACGACACACTTTGCTTTCCGAATGGGGAATGTCACATATAGTATGGAATAAGGAATGGAATGTGCTCGACATTGGTTGCGGTGGCGGAGCCAATCTTACACAGCTGATGCATCGCTGTCCGCAAGGAAAAGCATACGGCATTGACATTTCTCCGGAAAGTGTCCTTTTCGCACAGAAGAAAAACAAGAAATATCTTTCCACCCGCTGTTTTATAGAACAAGGCACGGTAGACACACTGCCTTATACCGATGAAATGTTCGACGTGGTCACTGCCTTCGAGACGGTTTACTTTTGGAACGATCTTCCGAAAGCATTCACCGAAGTAACACGGGTATTAAAGCGAAACGGACATTTCCTGATTTGCTGCGAACTGAATAACCTGTCAGTCAAAACTTGGACAAATCTGATTGACGGGATGATTATTCGTTCTTGTGATGAATTGAAATCCATACTCTTGCAGTCCGGCTTTGTCTCCATTGCTTCATATAAGCATGAAAAAGGGCCTTTGTGCATAGTAGCCCGGAGAAGAGCTGAGTAATAACCTTATCGGGCTAATACGATTTCTGAATAAGGAAATCCGCCCCCTGGATATAATGACTCCCAGCTACCTTTTAGTAAATCATATACATAAATCAGCCTTCCATTCCGACTACCATCAAACAATACATAAAGCTCCTGTTTCTTAAAATCATCCGAAACAAGTGTGGCTACTAAACACGCAGCATTAGGGAATGTGGTGAAAGGTTCATCCAGCATCTTTGTAGTCGGGTTCCATAGCCTAAATTCTGTTCCATCTCCCTCTGTTATTGTAGCACCATTTCTCTTCGATACGATATATCCGCCAACACGTGTATATTTAGCCGTTCCCATACCTTCTACAGGCTTAACTATCCAAAAAGGGATCAATGCCACAGCCTCTATCGGTTCGCCAACATATATACTTTTCTCTTCTATATTTTGCCCGTTCAAGACTACTGGTGAAAAAGTTCCATCGCCGTTATCAGCCGAACAGAGTATATTTCCATCACTCATTTGTATACAGGGATAACGTGACAATGCTTCAGCCTTCATCCCTTCGGGCAGCAGAAAACCATAATCAGGTTTCTCCGGCACATACATTCTGGTATAGGGCATCACATTAACTGTTTTAACAAATAAACGGTCTCCGCCTTGATATACCCCAAATACAGAGTTAGCGGTCGCTATCCCCATTGTTACAAGCTGATCAGCTCCCGGCTTTTCCCAATAGTTCATAGAAAGATCATAAAGTCCGGTCGTACGGCGATCATCCTTCGTCCATACTCCACTAAGGCTCCAGCTTCCGGGAAGGTTGACTACACAAGAGAAGTCTTGATTGTCTGCAAGTCGTACTATCTCTGCCGTCTGAGGCTTTTCAAGATTGATGTATTCGATAGCATGAGGACGGTGGGTATTGGAACGGGAATTAATGATACCATAAAGCTGAAAATCTTTGGGTGCCTGTCCATCCGCCACCGAAATCTTTCCTAAAGACATCATTTGACCGGAGCGGCGTAACAAGATTTCCGTTGTAGAAGCAGGCCAGTGTCCGGGAGCCAGAAAAGTAATGCTCGTAGCCGTCTTTTCCGTTATAACACCCCGTCCTCCTTTAGCATATCCTTCATGCAGCACTTCGTCTTGAAGCGGCCAGCGAATATCGAACATGATTTCATCATTGTCTTGAAATCCTTTCGCCATTATCGTTACCTTCTCACCGGGCTTGAATACTGTTCCCGAAGCAGGCATTACAACATTGGTTACTAAAATCGGTTGTTCGTCCTTGTCATCAGAACTACACGCTGCAAGCAGCAAACCCAACAGTAAGAATAGATAATTTTTTGTCATAGCACTTGTGTATTAATCTGTGCAAATGTACTGTTTTTCATTAGCAAATATCTTACTCTTTTACTTTTTAACAGTCCGACTAGTTTTTTCTCCCAACGGACTCATTTTCTTCAGTAAAAAAACAAAGAAACGGAATGAACAAAAAGAGGCTGAACTCCATTTAAAGAATCCAGCCTCCATATATCTTATTCAGAATATCTGTTTAAGCCTTCTTGATATAGTCAACAATCCACTGTCCTACTTCCTTTGTACCGTATTTGGCACCATCGGCCACTTGAATTTCAGGTGTACGTACGTTTTCATCCAGTGATGCATCAACCGCCTTACGAATCAGCGCACCTTCTTCCTTGCAGTCGAAGTATTCAAATAACATAGCTACAGACAGAATCTGTGCCAACGGGTTCGCAATATTCAAGCCCTTCGCCTGTGGCCATGAACCATGAATCGGTTCGAATACTGGAGTACTTTCACCGGTAGAAGCTGAAGGAAGCAATCCCATAGAGCCGCTGATAACAGAACCTTCGTCAGTCAGAATATCCCCGAATGTATTTTCAGTCACCATCACGTCAAAGAAAGCTGGTTCTTGGATCATCTTCATGGCAGCATTATCCACAAACATATAGTCAGTTGTCACCTCCGGATAATTGGGAGCCATTTCCTGTGCAATCTGACGCCACAGACGGGAAGAAGCCAGAACATTTGCCTTGTCTACCACAGTCAGGTGCTTTCTGCGTTTCATTGCATATTCAAAAGCAACTTTCAGGATACGTTCAATTTCCGGACGAGTGTAGTAGTTTGTATCGTATGCTTTATCATTATCCTGATATTTCTCACCGAAGTACATACCGCCGGTCAGCTCACGGATGCAGATGAAATCCGCATTCTCAACCAGTTCCGCACGCAACGGAGATTTATGGATCAGGCATTTGAATGTCTGTACCGGACGAATATTAGCAAACAATCCCAATTTCTTACGCATTGCCAGCAATCCCTGCTCCGGACGAACTTTCGCAGTAGGGTCATTATCAAACTTCGGATCACCTACGGCCGAAAACAAAACAGCATCTGCATTCTTGCAAACCTCATATGTTTCTTCCGGGAACGGATCACCTACTTTATCAATCGCATCTGCACCGCAGATTGCATATTCGTAACTTACTTTGTGGCCAAACTTCTCGCAAACGGCACTCATTACATCTACACCTTGTACCGAAATCTCCGGTCCGATACCGTCGCCTGCTAATACAGCAATTTTAAAATCCATGTTACTTTTCTTTTTATCTTTTATACTACTCAAAGTTAATTAATCTCTGTCATATCGGAAGCATCAAATGCATGTTAATATAAAATCAACTTATTCTTCAAGTAGATTCAACATCTTCATTGTTGCTTTGATGGCAGCCTCCGTCTGGTCGGCATCAAGTCCACGGGTACGGAACACCTGTTCGTCATAGTTCCAGGTAATTACTGTCTGCACAAATGCATCCGTACGCCCACCCGGTGGGATAGATACCGCATAATTCGTCAACATGGGGAATTTACGTCCTAACGTCACTTTATAAATTTTGCGCAACGCACGTACGAAAGCATCATACTGACCATCGCCACTTGAACTTTCTTCGTATTCCTTTCCGTTTATTTCGATCTTTAAAGTCGCCATCGGTTTCAGACCGTGAGCCAGATTTACAAAATAACTCTTCAGCTTGACCTTCTCGCCTATCGCCCCGTGTTTCAATACATCCGATACAATATACGGCAAATCCTCCTGAGTCACCAATTCTTTCTTGTCCCCCAGTTCAATGATTCGCTCCGTTACCTTGCGCATGGCATCTTCATCGAGTTCCAGTCCCAGATCTTCGAGATTCTTACGGATATTTGCCTTTCCACTTGTTTTTCCTAAAGCATACTCACGCTTACGTCCGAAACGTTCGGGAAGTAAATCATTACAATACAAATTATTCTTATTATCGCCGTCGGCGTGAACGCCTGCAACTTGTGTAAAGACATTCTCTCCCACAATCGGTTTATTGGCAGGAATCACAATACCGGAATAGGACTCTACCACCCGACTGACATCATTCAGGCGGCTTTCGTCAATATTGGTCATTGCATTGAAATGATCTTTCAGAATAGCCTGCACACTGGAAAGGGGTGCATTACCGGCCCGTTCGCCAAGTCCGTTAATCGTAGTATGCAGTCCTCTGACACCGCTCAACACGGCAGCCAGCACATTACTTACCGCCAGATCATAATCATTATGCGCGTGAAAATCAAAATGGGTATTCGGATAACGCTTCTTCATCTTCCGCATATATTCTATCACCTGCAGCGGGTTCAGGATTCCCAATGTATCGGGCAACATATAACGTCTGATGCTTGTCTGCTTCAAGCCATCCATCAACTGAAACACATATTCGGGAGAATCTTTCATTCCGTTACTCCAGTCTTCCAGATATACATTCACTCCGATATCCTGTTCATCTGCGTAATGTACTACGTTGATAATATCTGCGATATGTTCTTCGGGAGTCTTTTTCAATTGTTGGGTGCAATGTTTCAATGACCCCTTACAAAGAAGATTGATGACACGGCACCCGGTACGTTGTATCCAGTCCACCGAAGTATGACCGTCCACAAATCCCAACACTTCCACTTTCTGAAGCAGATTGCGGCGGGCTGCCCAATCACAAATCATCTTCACGGCTTCAAACTCACCTTCCGATACACGTGCTGAAGCAACCTCTACCCGGTCTACCTTCAAATCCTCCAATAGTAAACGGGCAATCATTAGTTTCTCATGGGGCACAAAAGATACTCCGCTGGTTTGTTCACCGTCACGGAGCGTTGTGTCCATGATCTCTATTTTGACGCCTTGTTTTCCCATTCTTCTATTTTATTTTTATTGCTTAGCAAGAAGTCTATGTCATCCAGTCCGTTCATCAGACAAAGTTTCTTATAAGCGTTGATTTCAAAATGTTCACTCTTACCCGTTGCTTTATTAGTGATGGTCTGTTCGGGAAGGTTCACTTCCACTTCCATCTTCGGATCAGCAAAGATCGAGTCGAAGAGTTCCTGCAAAAATCCTTCAGTAACAACTACCGGAAGTACGAAGTTGTTCAACTCATTATTTTTGTGAATATCGGCAAAGAAGCTCGATACTACCACACGGAAACCATATCCGGCAATCGCCCAGGCTGCGTGTTCGCGGCTGGAACCCGAACCAAAGTTCTTTCCTGCCACCAATATCTGTCCGCTATACGTAGGATCGTTCAGCACGAAATCCTTATTCAGCGAACCGTCGGCATTATAACGCCAGTCACGAAACAGGTTATCACCGAAAAACTTCTCTTCACGAGTCGTTGCTTTCAGAAAACGTGCCGGAATAATCTGGTCAGTATCTACATTCTCTAAAGGAAGGGGTACACAAGTACTTGTTATTATATTAAATTTTGTCTTAGCCATCTTTCTGTTTACAATTTAAATATTTACAAATTACGATTGAAATTACATCAGCTCACGCGGGTCGGTAATCACTCCTGTCACCGCAGCGGCAGCAGCAACCAACGGGCTGGCCAGTAAAGTACGGGCTCCCGGTCCCTGACGACCTTCAAAGTTACGGTTACTGGTTGATACTGAATATTTTCCTGCAGGAATCTTGTCATCATTCATCGCAAGGCATGCTGAACATCCCGGCTGACGGATTGCAAATCCCGCTTCAGTCAATATCTTGTCAATTCCTTCCTTACGAATCTGTGCATCAACCATCCATGATCCCGGAACCAGCCATGCGATTACATTATCCGCTTTCCTGCGTCCCTTCACTAGAGAAGCGAATGCGCGGAAGTCCTCAATACGGCCATTAGTACAAGCACCCAGAAATACGTAATCAATCTTTTTACCCAGTAACGATTCACCCGGCTGGAATCCCATATATTCCATCGATTTTTTGAAAGAAACCTGTGCAGCCTCTCCCATTCCTTCCGTAGTAGGAATGTTTTGCGTAATTCCCATTCCCATGCCCGGATTGGTTCCGTACGTAATCATCGGCTCGATATCCGCTGCATCAAAACGGACCTCCTGATCGAATACGGCGTCATCATCGCTCTTCAGCGTTTTCCAGTATTCCATAGCCTGATCCCATGCTTCCCCCTGCGGAGCATTCTCACGTCCTTTGATATATTCGAAAGTCACTTCATCCGGAGCAACCATACCACCACGTGCTCCCATTTCAATGGACAGATTACAAAGAGTAAGACGTCCTTCCATAGTCAGATTGCGGATGGCCGAACCTGCATATTCCACGAAGTAACCGGTAGCTCCGCTGGTAGTCATCTTAGACATCATGTACAGAGCGACATCTTTCGCAGTCACTCCTTTACCCAGTTCGCCATCTACGGTAATTCGCATTGTTTTCGGTCTTGACTGAAGGATACATTGTGAAGCCAGTACCATTTCCACTTCACTGGTACCGATGCCGAAAGCGATAGCTCCCATTGCACCGTGAGTAGAAGTATGCGAGTCACCGCAAACAATCGTCATGCCCGGCAGTGTCAGTGCACGTTCCGGACCTACCACATGGATAATTCCGTTTT
This sequence is a window from Bacteroides thetaiotaomicron VPI-5482. Protein-coding genes within it:
- the cysK gene encoding cysteine synthase A: MAKIANKLTDLVGNTPLMELSGYSGKYGLNQNIIAKLEAFNPAGSVKDRVALSMIEDAEARGALKPGATIIEPTSGNTGVGLAMVATIKGYHLILTMPETMSLERRNLLKALGAQIVLTDGLGGMAASIAKAQELRDSIPGSVILQQFENPSNAAVHERTTGEEIWRDTDGEVAVFVAGVGTGGTICGVARALKKHNPDVHIVAVEPASSPILAGGQAASHRIQGIGANFIPKLYDASVVDEVIGVPDDEAIRAGRELAATEGLLAGISSGAAVYAARQLAQRPEFRNKKIVALLPDTGERYLSTELFAFDAYPLD
- a CDS encoding LTA synthase family protein, whose amino-acid sequence is MKKRILQFLTTYFLFVLLFVLQKPIFMAYYHELYTDASIGDYFSVMWHGLPLDFSLAGYLTAIPGFLLIASAWTKSSILRRIRQGYFGIIAFVMSCIFIIDLGLYGFWGFRLDATPIFYFFSSPKDAMASVSFWFILLGILAMLIYAAILYGIFYAVLIREKAPLKIPYQRQYVSLVLLLLTAALFIPIRGGFSVSTMNLSKVYYSQNQRMNHAAINPAFSFMYSATHQNNFDKQYRFMDPKVADDLLAEMLDKPVAATDSIPQILNTQRPNIIFIILESFSTHLMETMGGQPNVAVNMDKFGKEGVLFTNFYANSFRTDRGLASIISGYPGQPSTSIMKYPEKTDGLPSIPRSLKNAGYSLEYYYGGDADFTNMRSYLVSSGIEKIISETDFPLSERQGKWGAPDHTLFQRFLKDLKEEKQQEPFFKIVQTSSSHEPFEVPFYRLDDKVLNAFAYADSCVGDFVRQYKETPMWKNTLIVLVPDHLGAYPRPVENPLEGHTIPLILIGGAVKEPRVVDTYASQIDIAATLLSQLGLPHDDFTFSKNIFNPSSPHFGYFTEPTLFGMVTAENQLVYNLDANTVQIDEGTEKGANLEKGKAFLQKLYDDLAKR
- the lpxF gene encoding lipid A 4'-phosphatase, with amino-acid sequence MIEFLSDIDTQLLLFFNGIHSPFWDYFMSAFTGKVIWVPMYASILYILLKNFHWKVALCYVVAIALTITFADQMCNSFLRPLVGRLRPSNPENPIADLVYIVNGRRGGGFGFPSCHAANSFGLAIFLICLFRKRWLSIFIVLWAFTNSYTRLYLGLHYPGDLVAGAIIGGFGGWLFYFIAHKLTARLQSDTPVPGKGAGMKQTEVMIYTGLLTLAGIIIYSIVQS
- a CDS encoding class I SAM-dependent methyltransferase, producing MGKRNIIHKLFHNLKKPEGFWGRVILREMNKRHTLLSEWGMSHIVWNKEWNVLDIGCGGGANLTQLMHRCPQGKAYGIDISPESVLFAQKKNKKYLSTRCFIEQGTVDTLPYTDEMFDVVTAFETVYFWNDLPKAFTEVTRVLKRNGHFLICCELNNLSVKTWTNLIDGMIIRSCDELKSILLQSGFVSIASYKHEKGPLCIVARRRAE
- a CDS encoding DUF4784 domain-containing protein gives rise to the protein MTKNYLFLLLGLLLAACSSDDKDEQPILVTNVVMPASGTVFKPGEKVTIMAKGFQDNDEIMFDIRWPLQDEVLHEGYAKGGRGVITEKTATSITFLAPGHWPASTTEILLRRSGQMMSLGKISVADGQAPKDFQLYGIINSRSNTHRPHAIEYINLEKPQTAEIVRLADNQDFSCVVNLPGSWSLSGVWTKDDRRTTGLYDLSMNYWEKPGADQLVTMGIATANSVFGVYQGGDRLFVKTVNVMPYTRMYVPEKPDYGFLLPEGMKAEALSRYPCIQMSDGNILCSADNGDGTFSPVVLNGQNIEEKSIYVGEPIEAVALIPFWIVKPVEGMGTAKYTRVGGYIVSKRNGATITEGDGTEFRLWNPTTKMLDEPFTTFPNAACLVATLVSDDFKKQELYVLFDGSRNGRLIYVYDLLKGSWESLYPGGGFPYSEIVLAR
- the leuB gene encoding 3-isopropylmalate dehydrogenase, yielding MDFKIAVLAGDGIGPEISVQGVDVMSAVCEKFGHKVSYEYAICGADAIDKVGDPFPEETYEVCKNADAVLFSAVGDPKFDNDPTAKVRPEQGLLAMRKKLGLFANIRPVQTFKCLIHKSPLRAELVENADFICIRELTGGMYFGEKYQDNDKAYDTNYYTRPEIERILKVAFEYAMKRRKHLTVVDKANVLASSRLWRQIAQEMAPNYPEVTTDYMFVDNAAMKMIQEPAFFDVMVTENTFGDILTDEGSVISGSMGLLPSASTGESTPVFEPIHGSWPQAKGLNIANPLAQILSVAMLFEYFDCKEEGALIRKAVDASLDENVRTPEIQVADGAKYGTKEVGQWIVDYIKKA
- a CDS encoding alpha-isopropylmalate synthase regulatory domain-containing protein, coding for MGKQGVKIEIMDTTLRDGEQTSGVSFVPHEKLMIARLLLEDLKVDRVEVASARVSEGEFEAVKMICDWAARRNLLQKVEVLGFVDGHTSVDWIQRTGCRVINLLCKGSLKHCTQQLKKTPEEHIADIINVVHYADEQDIGVNVYLEDWSNGMKDSPEYVFQLMDGLKQTSIRRYMLPDTLGILNPLQVIEYMRKMKKRYPNTHFDFHAHNDYDLAVSNVLAAVLSGVRGLHTTINGLGERAGNAPLSSVQAILKDHFNAMTNIDESRLNDVSRVVESYSGIVIPANKPIVGENVFTQVAGVHADGDNKNNLYCNDLLPERFGRKREYALGKTSGKANIRKNLEDLGLELDEDAMRKVTERIIELGDKKELVTQEDLPYIVSDVLKHGAIGEKVKLKSYFVNLAHGLKPMATLKIEINGKEYEESSSGDGQYDAFVRALRKIYKVTLGRKFPMLTNYAVSIPPGGRTDAFVQTVITWNYDEQVFRTRGLDADQTEAAIKATMKMLNLLEE
- the leuD gene encoding 3-isopropylmalate dehydratase small subunit; this encodes MAKTKFNIITSTCVPLPLENVDTDQIIPARFLKATTREEKFFGDNLFRDWRYNADGSLNKDFVLNDPTYSGQILVAGKNFGSGSSREHAAWAIAGYGFRVVVSSFFADIHKNNELNNFVLPVVVTEGFLQELFDSIFADPKMEVEVNLPEQTITNKATGKSEHFEINAYKKLCLMNGLDDIDFLLSNKNKIEEWENKASK
- the leuC gene encoding 3-isopropylmalate dehydratase large subunit, which codes for MNTLFDKIWDAHVVTTVEDGPTQLYIDRLYCHEVTSPQAFAGLRERGIKVLRPEKVFCMPDHNTPTHDQDKPIEDPISKTQVDTLTKNAKDFGLTHFGMMHPKNGIIHVVGPERALTLPGMTIVCGDSHTSTHGAMGAIAFGIGTSEVEMVLASQCILQSRPKTMRITVDGELGKGVTAKDVALYMMSKMTTSGATGYFVEYAGSAIRNLTMEGRLTLCNLSIEMGARGGMVAPDEVTFEYIKGRENAPQGEAWDQAMEYWKTLKSDDDAVFDQEVRFDAADIEPMITYGTNPGMGMGITQNIPTTEGMGEAAQVSFKKSMEYMGFQPGESLLGKKIDYVFLGACTNGRIEDFRAFASLVKGRRKADNVIAWLVPGSWMVDAQIRKEGIDKILTEAGFAIRQPGCSACLAMNDDKIPAGKYSVSTSNRNFEGRQGPGARTLLASPLVAAAAAVTGVITDPRELM